A stretch of the Acyrthosiphon pisum isolate AL4f chromosome A2, pea_aphid_22Mar2018_4r6ur, whole genome shotgun sequence genome encodes the following:
- the LOC100163935 gene encoding CDK5 regulatory subunit-associated protein 1 isoform X2 translates to MILKKINVAYRYSRLISKHKSVVLLNTTNIVKSCSTTIKKKNEYKFDGPSLKDFIAKDLPQEQIELVNNEDKIPYVDDMVDLGQNRKVYIEVYGCQMNVNDAEIVWSILQNEGYIKTNSIYEADVILLVTCAIRDSAENKIWTRIKQLRSVKRWRGCMAERLKEKLVSDSKGAIDLVAGPDSYRDLPRLLAKTEAGQKAINVLLSFDETYAEIKPVKLNDDNVTAYVSIMRGCDNMCTYCIVPFTRGRERSRPVESILDEIKYLSEKGFKEVTLLGQNVNSYRDLSTSSFFMPSTNTLASGFKTVYKEKKGGVRFAELLNRVSDVDPEMRIRFTSPHPKDFPDEVLDIILEKPNVCKNLHLPAQCGSTEVLEKMRRGYTRESYLSLAQHIRDRLPGVTYSSDFIAGFCGETDEEFEDTISLMETVKYHNAFLFAYSMREKTTAYRRYKDDVPHEIKVERVKKMFNVFRRDAEILNKQFVNTEQLMLVEGESRRGPSDLCGRTDGNIKVIIPNTKLPLEESSFNQDIKPGDYITVKIIESNSQVLKGMPLKHTGLQEYEKNKNKKNTNIY, encoded by the exons atgattttaaaaaaaatcaatgtagcCTATCGTTACTCCAGATTAATTTCGAAACACAAAAGTGTCGTATTATTAAACacaacaaatattgtaaaaagttgTAGcacaactattaaaaaaaaaaatgaatacaaatttgATGGACCGAGCTTAAAAGACTTTATTGCAAAAGATTTACCTCAAGAACAAATTGAGCTTGTAAATAATGAAGACAAAATTCCATATGTGGATGATATGGTTGATTTAGGACAAAATAGAAAag tatatattgaaGTATATGGTTGTCAAATGAATGTTAATGACGCTGAAATTGTATGGTCTATATTACAAAACGAAGGTTATATTAAAACGAACAGTATTTATGAAGCAGATGTAATTTTACTTGTAACATGTGCTATTCGTGATAgtgctgaaaataaaatatggacaCGTATTAAACAATTACGGTCAGTTAAACGATGGAGAG GTTGTATGGCAGAACGATTAAAAGAGAAATTGGTGAGTGATTCAAAGGGAGCTATAGATCTTGTAGCTGGTCCTGATAGTTACAGGGACTTGCCAAGACTTTTAGCTAAAACTGAAGCCGGACAAAAAGCAATTAATGTCTTACTATCATTTGATGAAACTTATGCTGAAATAAAACCTGTTAAGTTAAATGATGACAATGTTACTGCATATGT ATCTATAATGCGAGGTTGTGATAACATGTGCACTTATTGTATTGTTCCTTTTACCAGAGGTCGTGAACGTTCTAGGCCTGTTGAATCAATATTAgatgaaatcaaatatttatcagAAAAAGGCTTCAAGGAAGTAACTCTATTGg gtcAAAATGTTAATAGCTATCGTGATTTGAGTACTTCTTCATTTTTTATGCCTTCAACTAATACATTAGCATCAGgatttaaaactgtttacaaAGAGAAGAAAGGTGGTGTTCGATTTGCTGAACTACTAAATAGAGTATCTGATGTTGATCCGGAAATGCGAATAAGATTTACTTCACCACATCCAAAAGATTTTCCTGAtgaa GTTTTGGATATTATTTTGGAGAAACCTAATGTATgcaaaaatttacatttaccaGCTCAATGTGGAAGTACAGAAGTTTTGGAGAAAATGAGAAGAGGTTACACACGTGAATCGTATTTAAGCTTAGCTCAGCATATAAGAGATCGACTACCCGGTGTAACATATTCTAGTGATTTCATAGCTGGCTTTTGTGGTGAAACTGATGAAGAATTTGAAGATACTATTAGCTTGATGGAAACTGTAAAATATCATAATGCTTTCTTATTTGCATACAGTATGAGAGAA AAAACAACAGCATATCGTCGTTATAAAGATGATGTTCCACATGAAATTAAAGTAGAAAGAGTAAAAAAGatgtttaatgtatttagaAGAGATgcagaaattttaaataaacaatttgttaatACTGAACAGCTTATGTTAGTTGAAGgt gAAAGTCGTAGAGGCCCATCTGACCTATGTGGACGAACAGATGGAaacataaaagttattattccAAATACTAAATTACCTCTTGAAGAATCATCGTTTAATCAAGATATTAAACCTGGCGATTATATTACAGTAAAG ataATTGAATCAAACTCGCAAGTATTAAAAGGCATGCCTCTAAAACATACAGGTCTCCAagagtatgaaaaaaataaaaataaaaaaaataccaacattTATTAA
- the LOC100165277 gene encoding ras-like GTP-binding protein Rho1, which yields MSPIKKKVVIVGDGESGKTCLLRVFFEDIFPEVYVPTVFDYYSTVIEVEGKKVALDLWDTAGQEDYDRLRPLSYGAADVVIICYSIDTPKSLINVIDKWVPEVRYFCKEVPVILVGNKKDLRDSHLQGIDLPQSDQDIGNATEITVGQTITGNDTLTSIDLPGESETVERLPVQAKSDGYRGMIVTRQENFDVSEIGQKNIIRQEPEKSVVTTENHNTDTPRKTTIRIPEHNVMTTKEIGQSVAEDIKAFAFLECSSKTKEGVRDVFVATVKATRRTSKHSTQCILL from the coding sequence ATGTCTCCTATTAAGAAGAAAGTAGTGATCGTCGGTGACGGCGAGAGTGGTAAGACATGCCTATTGCGCGTGTTTTTTGAGGATATTTTCCCAGAAGTATACGTGCCAACTGTGTTTGACTACTATTCAACTGTGATCGAAGTTGAAGGGAAAAAGGTGGCGCTCGACCTATGGGACACTGCTGGTCAAGAGGATTATGACAGACTGCGACCACTGTCATATGGGGCCGCTGATGTAGTGATCATATGCTATTCAATCGATACTCCCAAATCGTTGATTAACGTAATTGATAAATGGGTGCCGGAAGTGCGGTATTTTTGCAAGGAAGTGCCGGTGATATTGGTTGGCAATAAGAAGGACCTCCGCGATAGCCATCTGCAGGGCATTGATCTACCGCAGTCTGACCAGGACATAGGCAACGCAACCGAAATCACTGTTGGACAAACGATTACTGGAAACGACACGCTGACAAGTATTGATCTGCCGGGCGAGTCAGAAACAGTCGAACGGTTGCCGGTACAGGCGAAATCGGATGGGTACCGTGGCATGATAGTAACAAGACAAGAAAACTTCGACGTATCGGAAATTggccaaaaaaatattatcagacaAGAACCAGAAAAATCAGTAGTTACTACAGAAAATCACAATACGGACACACCGAGAAAAACTACCATTCGGATACCTGAACATAATGTCATGACAACCAAAGAAATTGGTCAATCAGTGGCCGAAGATATCAAAGCTTTCGCATTTTTAGAATGTTCTTCGAAGACCAAGGAAGGAGTCCGTGATGTTTTCGTTGCCACAGTGAAGGCGACAAGAAGGACTTCCAAACATAGTACGCAGTGTATTTTACTTTaa
- the LOC100163935 gene encoding CDK5 regulatory subunit-associated protein 1 isoform X1, protein MILKKINVAYRYSRLISKHKSVVLLNTTNIVKSCSTTIKKKNEYKFDGPSLKDFIAKDLPQEQIELVNNEDKIPYVDDMVDLGQNRKVYIEVYGCQMNVNDAEIVWSILQNEGYIKTNSIYEADVILLVTCAIRDSAENKIWTRIKQLRSVKRWRGKLDPLKIGILGCMAERLKEKLVSDSKGAIDLVAGPDSYRDLPRLLAKTEAGQKAINVLLSFDETYAEIKPVKLNDDNVTAYVSIMRGCDNMCTYCIVPFTRGRERSRPVESILDEIKYLSEKGFKEVTLLGQNVNSYRDLSTSSFFMPSTNTLASGFKTVYKEKKGGVRFAELLNRVSDVDPEMRIRFTSPHPKDFPDEVLDIILEKPNVCKNLHLPAQCGSTEVLEKMRRGYTRESYLSLAQHIRDRLPGVTYSSDFIAGFCGETDEEFEDTISLMETVKYHNAFLFAYSMREKTTAYRRYKDDVPHEIKVERVKKMFNVFRRDAEILNKQFVNTEQLMLVEGESRRGPSDLCGRTDGNIKVIIPNTKLPLEESSFNQDIKPGDYITVKIIESNSQVLKGMPLKHTGLQEYEKNKNKKNTNIY, encoded by the exons atgattttaaaaaaaatcaatgtagcCTATCGTTACTCCAGATTAATTTCGAAACACAAAAGTGTCGTATTATTAAACacaacaaatattgtaaaaagttgTAGcacaactattaaaaaaaaaaatgaatacaaatttgATGGACCGAGCTTAAAAGACTTTATTGCAAAAGATTTACCTCAAGAACAAATTGAGCTTGTAAATAATGAAGACAAAATTCCATATGTGGATGATATGGTTGATTTAGGACAAAATAGAAAag tatatattgaaGTATATGGTTGTCAAATGAATGTTAATGACGCTGAAATTGTATGGTCTATATTACAAAACGAAGGTTATATTAAAACGAACAGTATTTATGAAGCAGATGTAATTTTACTTGTAACATGTGCTATTCGTGATAgtgctgaaaataaaatatggacaCGTATTAAACAATTACGGTCAGTTAAACGATGGAGAGGTAAATTAGATCCattaaaaattggaattttag GTTGTATGGCAGAACGATTAAAAGAGAAATTGGTGAGTGATTCAAAGGGAGCTATAGATCTTGTAGCTGGTCCTGATAGTTACAGGGACTTGCCAAGACTTTTAGCTAAAACTGAAGCCGGACAAAAAGCAATTAATGTCTTACTATCATTTGATGAAACTTATGCTGAAATAAAACCTGTTAAGTTAAATGATGACAATGTTACTGCATATGT ATCTATAATGCGAGGTTGTGATAACATGTGCACTTATTGTATTGTTCCTTTTACCAGAGGTCGTGAACGTTCTAGGCCTGTTGAATCAATATTAgatgaaatcaaatatttatcagAAAAAGGCTTCAAGGAAGTAACTCTATTGg gtcAAAATGTTAATAGCTATCGTGATTTGAGTACTTCTTCATTTTTTATGCCTTCAACTAATACATTAGCATCAGgatttaaaactgtttacaaAGAGAAGAAAGGTGGTGTTCGATTTGCTGAACTACTAAATAGAGTATCTGATGTTGATCCGGAAATGCGAATAAGATTTACTTCACCACATCCAAAAGATTTTCCTGAtgaa GTTTTGGATATTATTTTGGAGAAACCTAATGTATgcaaaaatttacatttaccaGCTCAATGTGGAAGTACAGAAGTTTTGGAGAAAATGAGAAGAGGTTACACACGTGAATCGTATTTAAGCTTAGCTCAGCATATAAGAGATCGACTACCCGGTGTAACATATTCTAGTGATTTCATAGCTGGCTTTTGTGGTGAAACTGATGAAGAATTTGAAGATACTATTAGCTTGATGGAAACTGTAAAATATCATAATGCTTTCTTATTTGCATACAGTATGAGAGAA AAAACAACAGCATATCGTCGTTATAAAGATGATGTTCCACATGAAATTAAAGTAGAAAGAGTAAAAAAGatgtttaatgtatttagaAGAGATgcagaaattttaaataaacaatttgttaatACTGAACAGCTTATGTTAGTTGAAGgt gAAAGTCGTAGAGGCCCATCTGACCTATGTGGACGAACAGATGGAaacataaaagttattattccAAATACTAAATTACCTCTTGAAGAATCATCGTTTAATCAAGATATTAAACCTGGCGATTATATTACAGTAAAG ataATTGAATCAAACTCGCAAGTATTAAAAGGCATGCCTCTAAAACATACAGGTCTCCAagagtatgaaaaaaataaaaataaaaaaaataccaacattTATTAA